One stretch of Desulfovibrio sp. TomC DNA includes these proteins:
- a CDS encoding replicative DNA helicase, which produces MATPRNRRPESGPADLTGMLLRNVPPHNLDAEQAVLGGVLIKPSILDKLGIELRRVDFYDPSHQMIWDAMVGLWRENKPVDLITLATALTAAGQLEKAGGPAYLGQLAGCILSAANTLHHAGIMRAMSKRRSMAVMGRRIIEIAYDPERDPAEFVSIAQTASDAVLKDRLDTHGETPDEFLDPYTAYLEKLEESGGGGVSTPFWKLNGLIRSFMPGEMIVVGARPSHGKTALALTFAEHAIGLGHPTGIFSLEMGRHQLLNRMFSSGAGVAAQRFRDGKFSDEDWSRIYDHCQRMKQMPLRIYDKPARKPSDIRAAYAYELV; this is translated from the coding sequence ATGGCCACGCCACGAAACCGGCGCCCTGAATCCGGGCCGGCAGACCTGACAGGGATGCTGCTGCGCAATGTGCCGCCGCACAACCTTGACGCCGAGCAGGCCGTGCTTGGCGGGGTGCTTATCAAACCATCGATCCTGGACAAACTGGGGATCGAACTGCGCCGTGTGGATTTTTACGATCCCAGCCACCAGATGATCTGGGACGCGATGGTGGGCCTGTGGCGTGAAAACAAGCCAGTGGATCTGATCACCTTGGCTACCGCGCTGACTGCCGCCGGGCAGCTCGAGAAAGCCGGCGGCCCGGCCTACCTGGGCCAACTGGCCGGCTGCATCCTTTCGGCCGCCAACACCCTGCACCATGCCGGCATTATGCGGGCCATGTCCAAGCGCCGGTCAATGGCGGTCATGGGCCGGCGCATCATCGAAATTGCCTACGATCCGGAGCGTGATCCGGCCGAGTTTGTGTCCATTGCCCAGACGGCGTCCGATGCGGTGCTCAAGGACCGGCTGGATACCCACGGCGAGACGCCGGATGAATTTCTGGACCCGTACACCGCGTACCTGGAGAAGCTCGAAGAGTCGGGCGGCGGCGGCGTTTCCACGCCGTTTTGGAAGCTCAACGGGCTTATACGCTCGTTCATGCCCGGGGAAATGATTGTCGTCGGGGCCCGGCCAAGCCACGGCAAGACGGCCCTGGCCCTGACCTTTGCCGAACACGCTATCGGGCTTGGGCATCCGACCGGGATTTTCTCCCTGGAGATGGGCAGGCATCAGCTGCTTAACCGCATGTTTTCCTCTGGGGCCGGGGTGGCGGCCCAGCGATTCCGGGACGGCAAATTTTCCGACGAGGACTGGTCCAGGATTTACGATCACTGCCAGCGCATGAAGCAGATGCCGCTTCGCATCTACGACAAGCCGGCGCGCAAACCTTCCGACATCCGGGCCGCCTACGCCTACGAGCTGGTGTGA
- a CDS encoding Rha family transcriptional regulator — MNSLSPNLTIVAGRPVVSSLTVAAHFGKEHKNVLRDIRELLAHLPDELCALNFERTQDDCVLLTPSARLGHGWRPYSTWRPAATAVPSQGAAKERDLLFRRPCASPLGKGSYWRRHDVRVSARPRLRTAGERHAVAFFRAQIPTVRGAS, encoded by the coding sequence ATGAACAGTCTTTCCCCCAACCTGACCATCGTCGCGGGACGTCCGGTCGTCTCCAGCCTCACTGTGGCCGCGCATTTCGGCAAAGAGCATAAGAATGTTCTGCGGGATATCCGGGAACTCCTTGCCCATTTGCCCGACGAACTATGTGCGCTCAATTTTGAGCGCACGCAGGATGATTGCGTCCTCTTGACGCCCTCGGCCCGCCTCGGGCATGGTTGGCGTCCCTACAGTACGTGGCGTCCTGCCGCCACCGCCGTCCCTTCCCAGGGGGCAGCGAAAGAGCGGGATTTATTGTTTCGTCGCCCATGCGCCTCCCCTTTGGGGAAGGGCTCGTATTGGCGGCGGCATGACGTCCGGGTGTCCGCGAGGCCCCGGCTGCGTACTGCAGGGGAGCGTCATGCCGTCGCCTTTTTTCGTGCCCAAATCCCAACAGTACGAGGTGCATCATGA
- a CDS encoding antA/AntB antirepressor family protein, with product MTRLIPIHSGQLAGEVVQTICARDLHAFLEVETRFDDWIRRRIEEYGFVENQDFVAGDFSSKLRKNGRGRPAIDYHLSIDMAKELAMVEKTDKGRQARRYFIDCERRAKAAAHLALGPQTPSHPAESPLLILEGELARIRANVAFFKDMAVVLNTLAFTRDADAFSRSMAGALRDIAQSSSDMLGRVAADVGQVRGRTLAAVQTALAVGLVSPADAAARSAKAAKAARARWDKERDKKAATPKGRKGGTVH from the coding sequence ATGACCAGACTCATCCCCATCCACTCCGGCCAGCTGGCCGGCGAAGTCGTCCAGACCATCTGTGCCCGTGACCTGCACGCTTTCCTGGAAGTCGAAACCCGGTTCGATGATTGGATCCGGCGTCGAATCGAGGAGTACGGCTTCGTCGAAAATCAAGATTTTGTAGCAGGGGATTTTTCCTCAAAATTGAGGAAAAATGGGCGAGGCCGGCCGGCCATCGACTACCACCTGTCCATCGACATGGCCAAGGAACTGGCCATGGTCGAAAAGACCGACAAGGGCCGGCAGGCCCGCCGCTACTTCATCGACTGCGAACGCCGGGCCAAGGCCGCTGCGCACCTCGCCTTGGGGCCTCAAACCCCATCCCACCCCGCCGAAAGCCCGTTGCTCATCCTGGAAGGCGAACTGGCCCGCATCCGGGCCAACGTCGCTTTTTTCAAGGACATGGCCGTGGTGCTCAACACCCTGGCCTTCACCCGCGACGCCGACGCATTTTCCAGAAGCATGGCCGGCGCGCTGAGGGACATCGCCCAAAGCAGCAGCGACATGCTCGGGCGGGTCGCCGCGGACGTGGGCCAAGTGCGCGGCCGGACGCTGGCAGCCGTCCAAACTGCCCTGGCTGTCGGTCTGGTCAGTCCGGCCGATGCCGCAGCTCGATCCGCCAAGGCAGCAAAAGCGGCCCGGGCGCGTTGGGACAAGGAACGGGATAAGAAAGCCGCCACGCCTAAAGGCAGGAAGGGCGGCACTGTGCATTAG
- a CDS encoding phage terminase large subunit family protein, with the protein MAGSRRTSGLMAKDGRSIMTDFLTKVQTVVQTTEQAPPGGVGGWACQKGVVLDRGPFSFSRHECLQEPYSDDHPRQVEMKCAQMGNTTRAILRAFWCALFMPFVGILYLFPSSKGSGDFSRTRVGPLVDRNADTLGKWVQNTDSIGVKQVRGKNLLFRGTKSTEGLRSDPVDFVIYDEFDLFPAGIDAVARERMAHSDHKWEHFLSNPTLPDFGIDRLYQLTDQRRWLLKCPACGGWTDPVDEWEAAASPRERGVPDLLWELSDGTVVLRCMRCRDGVLHPAQGEWVARKPGVADWRGYQYSQLFSQYVTPAEILSQYRTTLSMSAFYNYKLGLAYVEADCRITKEEVLALCGSHGIAASDQGPCCMGVDQGKGLHVVIGRRDGTIIHLGEYRDFEELDGLMRQFNVSRCVIDGMPETRKAREFAARFPGRVFLNWYSPHQKGAYAWNEEKLQVSVNRTESMDAAHEALTGKRLVLPRHCGPVDVFASHCAATAKKLEEDEETGSRTYTWVKLGPDHFRHALNYWGIAADFASNSFYAGMNLQ; encoded by the coding sequence ATGGCTGGCAGCCGGCGGACATCGGGACTCATGGCAAAGGATGGGCGGTCGATCATGACCGACTTCCTGACCAAGGTGCAGACGGTGGTCCAGACGACAGAGCAGGCCCCCCCCGGAGGGGTGGGGGGGTGGGCCTGTCAGAAGGGGGTGGTGCTCGACCGGGGCCCCTTCTCCTTCTCCCGTCACGAATGTCTGCAGGAGCCGTATTCCGACGATCATCCCCGCCAGGTCGAAATGAAGTGCGCCCAGATGGGCAACACCACCCGGGCCATTTTGCGGGCGTTCTGGTGCGCCCTGTTCATGCCCTTTGTCGGCATCCTGTACCTGTTCCCGTCGTCCAAGGGCTCGGGCGACTTCTCGCGGACCCGCGTCGGGCCGCTGGTGGACCGTAACGCTGATACCCTGGGCAAGTGGGTGCAGAACACCGACTCCATCGGCGTCAAGCAGGTGCGGGGCAAAAACCTGCTGTTTCGCGGCACGAAGTCCACGGAAGGGTTGCGCTCGGACCCGGTGGACTTCGTGATCTACGACGAATTTGACCTGTTTCCGGCCGGAATCGACGCGGTGGCCCGGGAGCGCATGGCCCACTCGGACCACAAGTGGGAGCATTTCCTGTCCAACCCGACCCTGCCGGATTTCGGGATTGACCGCCTGTACCAGCTCACGGACCAGCGGCGCTGGCTGCTCAAGTGCCCGGCCTGCGGCGGCTGGACCGATCCGGTGGACGAGTGGGAAGCGGCGGCCTCTCCCCGGGAGCGTGGGGTGCCGGACCTTTTGTGGGAGCTGTCGGACGGGACGGTGGTGCTGCGGTGCATGCGCTGCCGCGACGGCGTGCTGCATCCGGCCCAAGGCGAGTGGGTGGCGCGCAAGCCCGGGGTGGCGGACTGGCGCGGCTACCAGTACAGCCAGCTCTTTTCGCAGTATGTGACCCCGGCGGAAATTCTCTCGCAGTACCGCACCACGCTTAGCATGTCCGCGTTTTACAACTACAAGCTCGGGCTGGCCTACGTCGAGGCGGATTGCCGCATCACCAAGGAGGAAGTGCTGGCCCTGTGCGGTTCCCACGGCATTGCCGCCTCGGACCAGGGGCCGTGCTGCATGGGGGTGGACCAGGGCAAAGGGCTGCATGTGGTCATCGGGCGGCGGGACGGCACCATCATCCACCTTGGCGAGTACCGGGATTTCGAGGAGCTTGATGGGTTGATGCGGCAGTTTAACGTGTCGCGGTGCGTTATCGACGGCATGCCCGAGACGCGCAAGGCCCGTGAGTTTGCAGCGCGTTTCCCGGGTCGGGTGTTCCTCAACTGGTACAGCCCGCACCAGAAGGGGGCCTATGCCTGGAACGAGGAGAAACTGCAGGTGTCGGTCAACCGGACGGAAAGCATGGACGCGGCCCATGAAGCCCTGACCGGAAAACGGCTGGTGCTGCCCAGACATTGCGGCCCGGTGGACGTGTTCGCTTCGCACTGCGCCGCGACGGCCAAGAAGCTGGAAGAAGACGAAGAGACGGGGAGCAGGACCTACACCTGGGTCAAGCTCGGGCCGGACCATTTTCGGCATGCGCTCAACTACTGGGGCATTGCGGCGGATTTCGCCAGCAACAGTTTTTATGCGGGGATGAACTTGCAATGA